A stretch of DNA from Enterococcus gilvus ATCC BAA-350:
TAAGCAATTGATAGTATAGACTTTCTAAAATCTGCGCCCGTCTGACACTCCCTGACAACTGCCAGATGTATCTATGAAACGACAAATCAAGCGTATTGAACAAAAAGACTTTGTCCTCTTCATTGCGGCAACGCTCTTCGCCATCTTTCATTTCTAAAGCAATTTCCGTTAGTTTCTGAAAATGCGCTTCCTTGATCATTTGATTCCGCAAAATTTTATGTAAAATTTGCGTTTCAAGAGAAGTTCGGATCTCAAACACTTCCATGATCTCTGCTGGTCCCATTTCAATCACGTGGTTTCCCTTACGAGGGGAAAACGTGATCAATCCTTGCTCATTTAAAATGCGCATCGCTTCTCTCACAGGCGCACGACTAATATTGAAGTTATTCGAAATGTCTGTCTCAATCAAACGGTCGCCGCCTTTTAATGTGCCCGACAAGATTCTGTTTTTCACATACGACACGACCATGTCGCTTAAACTTTGCTTTTCGTATCTAGGCATAATATCCATAAATGAATCAGCATCCCTTCTGATATATCTTATTAATTATATCAGAAAGCCTTTACTAAGTCTCTTGTCGTTCGGGATTTGATTGTTTTTGCCTTTTATTACAACCATACCTCCGCACTCGTTTACGGAAAATGAGCAAAGTAAAATTGTGCCTGTATTCACATGAACAATTAGATCATTCTATTGATTCAGGCTTTTCTAGCAGCAAGGCTTTAAATAAACAAACCGCACATAACAGCATGATCACCGTCAAGGGAAGCGCTGCTACGATTGAACACGTTTGTAGCGCATCCAGCCCGCCTGTCATCAATAGAACCAAGGCCAACATCGCCTGAATGACACCCCACAAAATCTTTTTATCGTTTCCGGGGTTCAAGTCGCCCTCCGATGAGAACATTGATAGAACAAAAATACCCGAATTGGCCGATGTAATGAAGAAGGTACACAATAGGCAAATCGCGATAATAGAAAAGAGCATGCCTAATGGGTATTCAGCAAAAACAACAAAAAGAGCCGTTTCTGTGACCTCTTTTGCCTTGTTAATGATCTCAATGTCTAAATGAAGACCAAGACTGCCAAAAATCGAGAACCAAATAAACGACACCATTGAAGGAGCGATGATGACGCCCAAAACAAACTCTTTGATGGTTCTTCCTTTTGAGATTCTAGCGATGAACGTTCCAACAAACGGCCCCCAGGCGATCCACCACGACCAATAAAAAATCGTCCACGATCCGAGCCACGCATTGTCCCCGAAAGGATTGATTGAAAAGCTTTCTGACACGATCGTATTGATATAGCCGCCAAATGAGTTCGTAAAAATATTCAAAGCCATGATTTTAGGCCCTACCAAAAATGCACCGAGCAAAATCGCAATCGCTAAAAACAAATTAATATCTGATAACAGCTTGATTCCTTTATCGATCCCGCTGACTGCGGTCCACGTATAGACAATGGTCAGTGCGACGATGATCACTATCTGAACCAACCTCGTCGTTGGAATATCAAATAGGTAGTTCAGCCCTGAATTTATCTGCAAGGTTCCTTGTCCCAACGATGTAGCGATTCCTGCTACGGTCGCAAAAACTGCACAAATATCAATGAGTTTACCAATAGGCCCTCTCACGCCTTTTTCTCCTAAAATCGGTAAAAAAATACTGCTGATCAGTCCAGACGTATTTTTTCTAAATTGAAAATAGGCCAGTGCCATTCCAATGATCGAATAGGCTGCCCACGGATGAAATCCCCAGTGTAAAAAGGATTTTTGCATCGCCATATCTGCTGCTTTTTCCGTACCGCCAAAAGTCGTAAAATGATTCAGCGGTTCCGCAACACCCCAGAAAACCAATCCGATCCCCATTCCTGCACCAAATAACATCGCAAACCACGAACGGTTGCTATATTCTGGAACCGAATCATCTGGTCCAAGCTTTATTTTCCCAAAACGACTAAAAGCAATAAGTAACGAGAAGATGACAAAAACAAACATCGCGATCAAATAAAACCAGCCAAATGTATCCACCAAAAAAGCTTTTGTGCTATTCATCGCTTGCGCAAATGGGTCTGGAGCAATCAAGCCGATCAGTACGATTAATCCTGTAATCAAAAGCGAAACATAAAAAACGATATTTTTTTTCATCTTTAGGTTTCCTCTTCTCTTTAAAGTTTTTTTATTAGACGAACCGCGGTTTGGCGGTTCGTCCGTGAGTACAAATTAAACTTTCACTTCAAAAAGTCGAGGTTCTTCGATCTCCGTCGATAGAGCGTCCAATGCGACCCCTACTCGATGGTAACGCAGGCGATGTTGAACTTCTTTTGGTGTCGCAGGGTCTCCCAATGGGTACGGGATTGAGATCGTTGGCACGATTCGATTGACGCCCACGGTTCGAGCAACTGGGATCAAGTTCGCCATTTGAACGATCGTGATTCCTGCTTTTTCAATTTCTCTGGTCATCGTTGCACCGCAACGAGTACAGGTGCCTCAGGTGGAGGTTAAAATAACAGCTTTAACGCCATCTTCGATCAGTTCCTCTGCAATCTCTTGTCCCATCCGACTTGCTTCGGCTTGAGTCGTCCCTGTGCCGACAGTCGCATAAAAATAAGGATATACGCCGCCAATTTTGCCTTCTTCTGCGTACTCTTTCAATACATCTAATGGCAGGACAACATTTGGGTCATCATTGGCTGCGGCTGGATCGAATCCCGCATGGATCGTCATAAATTCACCTTTTCTCAGGCTATCCATCGATTCCACATTGTACTTCCCCCATTTTGTTGCCGATGCCGATTGGATACGATCCGGATTGCCAACGGGAACGATCCCGCCTGACGTAACGAGAGCAACTTTCAGTTTTGTCAATTCTTCGGCAGAAATAGCTGGAGCGATAGGAGCTCTCTCAGATTTTGGAATAACCAATTCAGAGTGATACGCTTCCCCATTCACCTTCTTCAGCAACATATCCATGACACGATCCGTCGCAGGAACTGGCGGGTCCAACCAAATTTGGTCGCGAACACCGCGCCCAAAATACCCTTCTTCTTCTGCCGAATGAAGTGTCTCTCCATATAATAAACGCAAAGCAAACGCGCTTATCTTCGCTACATCTTTACGCATCGCCGCAGCACTGGCACCGCCTTGAAAGATGTACATTTCTTTACGGTACATTTCTACGCCCGGATTCTCCTCATTCATTGACGTGATTGCGGGTACACCGAATTTCTTTTGAACAGCAGAACAAATATGCCCGCAGGCAGCCCCGTAACGTCCCGCTCGAAACGCTGGTCCCGCAAAGAAAATATCAAATTCTTTATCATCTAGAAATTCCAATATTCGTTTGATTGCTTCATCGGTTTCCGAACCCATAAAGTTATCCCCGCAAATAATCGTGTGGGTGATCTCTACTTCGTCCTTCAACGCCTTAGCGTAAGCCATACCCGGACCGACGATTCCCTCTCTTATTTCCGGCTCATGACCAGCAAATTCTTCCCCGCCGATTTGTCCGAAAAATTGATTGATATATAAAATCGCTTTCATATTTTCCCTCCTAATTCCTACTCAACTACTAGACGTGTCTATTCTCTTGTTAGAATTCCACCATCGTCTTTGTTGACCAGCCCACTACTTGATCGCCGCAGAACATGGCATTATTTTCCATAATAATAGAACCGTCCGGCTTCACAGACGCACCAAGAATCTCATCATTTGACCAGCCTCCCGAAAGTCCGTCCCGCGCCAAAGCTTCCAATTCACCTAACACGGTTTCCATCGGCGGTAATTCGATCAATGTCGAGACGTTTCCAGCAGAGACGATCGCGTCGCATTTTTCATCCATTGATACCAGCGGTTGGCTCGCGCCGTCGCGCCCAGTACATTCATTGGTCAATCCGACAGTCTTGATGCCCGCATCCTCCAATGCCACATAGCACGCTGTAAAATCAGCATCAGGATTGCCATAACCTTCCTCGGCAACGATTGCACTGTCTGCGCCCAAGCTTTTCGCCAGTTGTGCAACAAAAAGTGCTGCGCGTTCCTTTTGCTCTAAAGCAACGTTTAAATTCGACATAATGATTCCCAGAAAGTTGATCGATTGTCCGTGCTCTTCATACAAG
This window harbors:
- a CDS encoding GntR family transcriptional regulator codes for the protein MPRYEKQSLSDMVVSYVKNRILSGTLKGGDRLIETDISNNFNISRAPVREAMRILNEQGLITFSPRKGNHVIEMGPAEIMEVFEIRTSLETQILHKILRNQMIKEAHFQKLTEIALEMKDGEERCRNEEDKVFLFNTLDLSFHRYIWQLSGSVRRAQILESLYYQLLIAMNEDLSSLGILEKKSEEHLAFVEVLRKNELPSVVRAFHTHIQDYVRATLPNEEKNFCLDC
- a CDS encoding BCCT family transporter is translated as MKKNIVFYVSLLITGLIVLIGLIAPDPFAQAMNSTKAFLVDTFGWFYLIAMFVFVIFSLLIAFSRFGKIKLGPDDSVPEYSNRSWFAMLFGAGMGIGLVFWGVAEPLNHFTTFGGTEKAADMAMQKSFLHWGFHPWAAYSIIGMALAYFQFRKNTSGLISSIFLPILGEKGVRGPIGKLIDICAVFATVAGIATSLGQGTLQINSGLNYLFDIPTTRLVQIVIIVALTIVYTWTAVSGIDKGIKLLSDINLFLAIAILLGAFLVGPKIMALNIFTNSFGGYINTIVSESFSINPFGDNAWLGSWTIFYWSWWIAWGPFVGTFIARISKGRTIKEFVLGVIIAPSMVSFIWFSIFGSLGLHLDIEIINKAKEVTETALFVVFAEYPLGMLFSIIAICLLCTFFITSANSGIFVLSMFSSEGDLNPGNDKKILWGVIQAMLALVLLMTGGLDALQTCSIVAALPLTVIMLLCAVCLFKALLLEKPESIE
- the grdH gene encoding betaine reductase selenoprotein B, with product MKAILYINQFFGQIGGEEFAGHEPEIREGIVGPGMAYAKALKDEVEITHTIICGDNFMGSETDEAIKRILEFLDDKEFDIFFAGPAFRAGRYGAACGHICSAVQKKFGVPAITSMNEENPGVEMYRKEMYIFQGGASAAAMRKDVAKISAFALRLLYGETLHSAEEEGYFGRGVRDQIWLDPPVPATDRVMDMLLKKVNGEAYHSELVIPKSERAPIAPAISAEELTKLKVALVTSGGIVPVGNPDRIQSASATKWGKYNVESMDSLRKGEFMTIHAGFDPAAANDDPNVVLPLDVLKEYAEEGKIGGVYPYFYATVGTGTTQAEASRMGQEIAEELIEDGVKAVILTSTUGTCTRCGATMTREIEKAGITIVQMANLIPVARTVGVNRIVPTISIPYPLGDPATPKEVQHRLRYHRVGVALDALSTEIEEPRLFEVKV